A DNA window from Aureibaculum sp. 2308TA14-22 contains the following coding sequences:
- a CDS encoding DUF5916 domain-containing protein — translation MNRFKLLILCTLCCYTSYLFSQTKTIKYIDTKVSIDGKLEEPVWQQVSEYTDFYNYAPNDEGLAEQQTEVKLFHNGENLFVSLVYHDTEEKSQVGSLKRDVPIGLSDGFAMILDTQNQEQNAYYFSVNAHGTIIDGLIERVNGGYDLSTSWNAVWNAKTSIRGNNKIYEVAIPLKFLNFNKENAVFGVQFYVRDIKKNSWTILKNVKRNYRLFDLRFTEKFKVENLPEKSSSKFTVTPSITANYQNDVSNEIEDTNFKPSLDLQYNVTSSLKLDATINPDFSQIDVDQQVTNLTRFEVNFPEQRNFFLENSDLFSNLGVEGINPFYSRRVGANNPIQFGLKLSGNVSPKTRIGVLDVQTDSENDNPSQNFGVIVAEHQLTKNFTTTGFLINRQETEGFEFIDDYNRVAGINVNYKSDNNKWLGLANVGKSFNDGISKDNSFYNAGLWFNKRGLSANAAVKNVGKNYITDVGFTPRLYNYDAINDIVVREGYTEVSTGLEYEKFYENSETINNIRVLNFSNNTYYDESGQLNQSKFFLNSAIFFKDLSAVYYVINYDYVDLKYGFDPLRNGNSLTPGEYRFGILKVGYNSANNQKLRYRANVQRGNYYGGKRTVAGAYLNYQLLPFANLELSYDINNIDLDALGKETFHLTRFTGEVFFNNRLNWTTYLQYNTQRDNFNINSRLQWEYKPLSYIYLVVSDNYNQDIHRQNWGIAFKMNYRFDF, via the coding sequence ATGAATCGGTTTAAGCTATTAATATTATGCACTCTTTGTTGCTATACGAGTTACTTATTTTCTCAAACAAAAACGATTAAGTACATAGACACTAAAGTTTCAATAGACGGAAAATTAGAAGAGCCTGTTTGGCAACAAGTATCAGAATATACAGACTTCTATAATTATGCCCCAAATGATGAAGGTCTTGCAGAACAACAAACAGAAGTAAAGTTATTTCATAATGGCGAAAATCTTTTTGTGAGTTTAGTATACCATGATACTGAAGAAAAATCTCAAGTTGGTTCTTTAAAAAGAGATGTCCCTATAGGTTTAAGCGATGGCTTTGCAATGATTTTAGATACGCAAAACCAAGAACAAAATGCATATTATTTTTCCGTCAATGCTCATGGAACGATAATAGATGGTTTGATTGAAAGAGTTAACGGAGGATATGATTTATCAACTAGTTGGAATGCCGTTTGGAATGCTAAAACCAGCATTAGAGGTAATAATAAAATATATGAAGTTGCCATACCACTTAAGTTTTTAAACTTTAATAAAGAAAATGCTGTTTTTGGTGTTCAATTTTATGTGCGAGATATTAAAAAAAATTCTTGGACTATTCTTAAAAATGTAAAGCGTAATTATAGATTGTTCGACTTACGTTTTACAGAAAAATTTAAAGTAGAAAACTTACCAGAAAAGTCAAGTTCAAAATTTACAGTAACACCTTCAATAACGGCTAATTACCAAAATGATGTTTCCAATGAAATTGAAGACACCAATTTTAAGCCTAGTTTAGATTTGCAATATAATGTAACCTCTTCTTTAAAACTTGACGCAACTATTAATCCCGATTTCTCTCAGATTGATGTAGATCAACAAGTCACCAATCTTACTCGATTTGAAGTCAATTTTCCAGAACAGCGTAACTTTTTCTTAGAGAACTCCGATTTATTTTCAAACTTGGGCGTGGAAGGTATAAATCCATTTTATTCAAGACGAGTAGGAGCCAATAACCCTATTCAGTTTGGATTAAAACTATCGGGTAATGTTTCCCCAAAAACAAGAATTGGGGTCTTAGATGTACAAACGGATTCAGAAAATGACAATCCCTCTCAAAATTTTGGGGTAATAGTGGCAGAACATCAACTCACCAAAAATTTTACCACCACTGGTTTTCTTATTAACCGACAAGAAACTGAGGGTTTTGAATTTATAGATGATTATAATCGCGTAGCAGGAATTAATGTAAACTACAAATCAGATAATAATAAATGGTTGGGTTTGGCTAATGTTGGTAAAAGTTTTAATGATGGCATTTCAAAAGATAATAGTTTCTATAATGCCGGCTTATGGTTTAACAAACGTGGCCTAAGTGCCAATGCCGCTGTAAAAAATGTAGGTAAAAACTATATTACAGATGTTGGCTTTACACCTAGGTTGTATAACTATGATGCTATCAATGATATAGTGGTTAGAGAAGGTTATACCGAAGTAAGTACGGGATTAGAATATGAAAAGTTCTATGAGAATTCTGAGACCATAAACAACATACGTGTACTCAATTTTAGCAACAATACCTATTATGATGAAAGTGGCCAATTAAATCAATCAAAATTCTTTTTAAATTCAGCCATATTTTTTAAAGACCTATCTGCAGTTTACTATGTTATTAATTACGATTATGTAGATTTAAAATATGGTTTTGATCCACTAAGAAATGGAAATTCCTTAACGCCGGGCGAATATCGCTTCGGTATTCTAAAAGTGGGCTATAACTCCGCTAACAATCAAAAATTAAGATATCGAGCAAATGTACAAAGAGGAAATTATTATGGCGGAAAAAGAACTGTAGCGGGAGCTTACTTAAACTATCAGTTATTGCCATTTGCCAATTTGGAATTGTCTTATGATATTAACAACATTGATTTGGATGCCTTAGGCAAAGAAACCTTCCATTTAACTCGTTTTACAGGCGAAGTGTTTTTTAACAACCGACTCAATTGGACAACTTATTTGCAATACAATACCCAACGCGATAACTTTAATATTAACAGCCGTTTGCAATGGGAGTACAAACCGCTATCTTATATTTATTTGGTAGTTTCTGACAATTATAACCAAGATATTCACCGTCAAAACTGGGGTATCGCTTTTAAAATGAACTATCGATTTGATTTTTAA
- a CDS encoding MBL fold metallo-hydrolase, translating into MLLSIITLIIILIVAYLLFVNFYPTFGGDVSKELQAEYATSPQYDKDQFVNTNRVNMDLSFLETVSLARKFFFTKVKNGRPKQDISVTKIDSSNIANYGSPTRFVWFGHSSFLIQMNHKNILIDPMFSDVPAPHSLLGAKRFNAELPIELQKLPKIDAVLLSHDHYDHLDYESIQLLKDKVGMFYTPLGVGVHLEAWGVSKEKIIELDWWQEIMFDDLKFVCTPARHFSGRKFTNRQSTLWSSWVIQSDTENIFFSGDSGYDTHFKEIGTKYGPFDFAMLECGQYNEMWPDIHMYPEETAQVGIDVQAKIIMPIHWGAFKLAMHSWTDPVERVTKKANELNIPLITPKIGEAFLLNDENVEYQDWWQL; encoded by the coding sequence ATGCTATTATCAATAATTACTCTTATTATTATACTTATTGTAGCCTATTTATTATTTGTAAATTTCTATCCCACTTTTGGTGGAGATGTTTCGAAAGAACTACAAGCCGAGTATGCTACTTCTCCACAATACGACAAGGACCAATTTGTAAACACAAACCGTGTAAATATGGACTTGAGTTTTTTAGAAACGGTATCATTGGCCAGAAAATTTTTCTTTACCAAAGTTAAAAATGGTCGCCCTAAGCAAGATATTTCAGTTACCAAAATAGATTCTTCAAACATTGCCAATTATGGCAGTCCAACACGTTTTGTATGGTTTGGACATTCGTCATTTTTAATTCAGATGAATCATAAAAACATTTTGATAGACCCTATGTTTAGCGATGTTCCAGCACCACATTCGCTATTAGGAGCTAAGCGTTTTAATGCCGAATTACCCATTGAGCTTCAAAAGCTCCCAAAAATAGATGCGGTACTGCTCTCACACGATCACTATGACCATTTAGATTATGAATCTATACAACTGTTAAAAGATAAAGTGGGTATGTTTTATACTCCATTAGGTGTAGGCGTTCACTTAGAAGCTTGGGGTGTTTCAAAAGAAAAAATAATTGAATTGGACTGGTGGCAAGAAATAATGTTTGACGATTTAAAATTTGTATGTACACCTGCAAGACATTTTTCAGGTAGAAAATTCACCAACAGACAAAGTACACTGTGGAGTTCTTGGGTGATACAGTCTGATACCGAAAACATATTCTTTAGTGGTGATAGTGGTTATGACACGCATTTTAAAGAAATTGGAACCAAATATGGCCCTTTTGATTTTGCCATGCTAGAATGTGGGCAGTACAACGAAATGTGGCCAGATATTCATATGTATCCAGAAGAAACTGCCCAAGTGGGAATTGATGTACAGGCTAAAATAATAATGCCTATTCATTGGGGTGCCTTTAAACTAGCCATGCATTCTTGGACAGACCCTGTAGAACGCGTTACTAAAAAAGCGAATGAGCTAAATATACCGCTAATTACCCCTAAAATCGGTGAAGCTTTTTTATTGAATGATGAAAATGTGGAGTACCAAGACTGGTGGCAACTGTAG
- a CDS encoding M13 family metallopeptidase, producing MKQLCYFSLILFVFLSCKNDTNSDKQKAQKIEPIVFNDIDSTIRPGDDFFNHVNKNWMEKAVIADDQVGVGAYRFLNIPQQELLKNILEEVSQQEHPKGSIEQLVGDFYASGMDTISINERGSKPIQPILDRIDAIDNVASLTEFVATQIKSGDYSMFSPYISPDQENSALNILHFSQTGLGLPDRDYYFKDDVSVKRIQDAYKTYLTALFELVGDANAKMQADVVYEIEKQLAQSHKTRIERRVIKENYHKMAVSELNKKQPNIGWTAMLKNLGTDVDSVDVRQPVYYERLNTMLTAVPLEQWKLYLKANSIGSHDNILSKPFQDAAFEYSKVISGQSVQQSRSKRMVRRVDQQIGFALGQLYVKRYFNEDAKKRALDLVNNFQKTLEKRIDNLDWMSDSTKVKAKDKLYAISKKIGYPDVWRTYDASIARDQFFENVVSLRQDSYLYRLKQLNKAPNRDEWHTTPSTVTAYYNPSLNEIVFPAGILQPPYFDLYADDALNYGGIGMVIGHEFTHAFDDQGAQYDKNGNVTNWWTEADYTKFKAKTQQIVDQYSAFTVLDSVHLKGALTVGENTADNGGIAIAYDAFQLTEQAKDTTKIGGHTPDQRFFLSIANIWRVKTRDEYLRNYVATDSHSPPIWRVNGPLMNFTPFYEAFDVKPGEANYKPEEERIKIW from the coding sequence ATGAAACAGCTATGCTACTTCTCATTGATTCTATTTGTATTCCTTTCTTGTAAAAACGATACGAACAGTGATAAACAAAAGGCACAAAAAATTGAACCTATAGTTTTTAACGATATTGACAGCACTATAAGACCTGGAGATGATTTCTTTAATCACGTCAATAAAAATTGGATGGAAAAAGCTGTAATTGCTGATGACCAAGTTGGAGTGGGAGCGTACCGTTTTTTAAATATTCCACAACAAGAATTGCTTAAAAATATTTTAGAAGAAGTATCGCAACAAGAACATCCCAAAGGTAGTATTGAACAACTGGTTGGTGACTTTTATGCCTCTGGTATGGACACCATTAGCATAAACGAACGTGGTAGCAAACCCATACAACCAATTTTAGATAGAATAGACGCCATTGATAATGTAGCATCCCTTACTGAATTTGTAGCTACGCAAATAAAGTCTGGAGATTATTCAATGTTTAGTCCCTATATTTCTCCGGATCAGGAGAATAGTGCTCTAAATATTTTACATTTCTCTCAAACGGGATTGGGGTTACCAGATCGTGATTATTATTTTAAAGATGATGTTTCCGTTAAACGGATTCAAGATGCCTATAAAACGTATTTAACCGCATTGTTTGAATTGGTAGGTGATGCAAATGCCAAAATGCAAGCTGATGTGGTTTATGAAATTGAAAAACAACTAGCACAATCACACAAAACGCGAATAGAACGAAGAGTAATCAAAGAGAATTACCATAAAATGGCGGTTTCCGAATTAAATAAGAAACAGCCAAATATCGGTTGGACTGCGATGCTAAAAAATTTAGGTACTGATGTAGATTCTGTAGATGTGAGACAGCCAGTCTATTACGAGAGACTAAACACCATGTTGACCGCTGTTCCTTTAGAACAATGGAAGTTGTATCTAAAAGCAAATTCAATCGGAAGTCATGACAATATTCTCAGTAAACCTTTTCAAGATGCAGCTTTTGAATATTCTAAAGTAATATCTGGTCAGTCTGTGCAACAATCACGTTCAAAACGAATGGTACGCCGCGTAGACCAGCAAATAGGCTTTGCTCTAGGACAATTATATGTAAAACGATATTTTAATGAAGATGCTAAAAAACGTGCTTTAGATTTGGTTAATAATTTTCAAAAAACATTAGAAAAACGTATTGATAATTTAGATTGGATGAGCGATAGCACAAAGGTAAAAGCAAAAGACAAACTTTATGCCATTAGCAAAAAAATTGGCTATCCTGATGTATGGAGAACCTATGATGCTTCTATAGCAAGAGATCAGTTTTTTGAAAATGTAGTTTCCTTAAGACAAGATAGTTATCTATACAGACTGAAACAATTAAATAAAGCACCAAACAGAGATGAATGGCATACCACACCCTCTACGGTGACGGCATATTACAACCCGTCATTAAATGAAATAGTTTTTCCAGCTGGTATTTTACAACCCCCTTATTTTGATTTGTACGCTGATGATGCTCTAAACTATGGAGGTATTGGTATGGTAATAGGTCATGAGTTTACACATGCTTTTGATGATCAAGGAGCACAATATGATAAAAATGGCAACGTGACTAATTGGTGGACAGAAGCTGATTACACGAAATTTAAAGCGAAAACACAGCAAATTGTTGATCAGTACAGTGCCTTTACCGTATTAGATAGCGTACATTTAAAGGGTGCATTAACGGTTGGTGAAAACACCGCTGACAATGGTGGTATCGCAATTGCCTATGATGCTTTTCAGTTAACAGAACAAGCCAAAGACACTACTAAAATTGGTGGCCATACACCAGATCAACGTTTCTTTTTGTCAATTGCCAATATTTGGCGTGTTAAAACCCGCGATGAATATTTACGGAACTATGTAGCTACTGATTCACATTCACCACCAATTTGGCGTGTAAATGGACCGTTAATGAATTTTACACCGTTTTATGAAGCTTTTGATGTTAAACCTGGTGAAGCCAATTATAAACCAGAAGAGGAGCGTATAAAAATTTGGTAA
- a CDS encoding nuclear transport factor 2 family protein, translating into MKKAILVILVLSGIQNITAQSEDALIRETLTKYIDGSTGGQPKLLKEAFHPDLNLYYVKNDTVRTWSGNAYIADTKEGKPTGETGKILSIDYTNDAAMAKVEIAYPGKTPYIDYFMLLKTNDKWTIVHKMFTKKTK; encoded by the coding sequence ATGAAAAAAGCAATTCTAGTTATCCTTGTCTTGTCAGGTATTCAAAACATAACGGCACAATCTGAAGATGCATTAATACGAGAAACCTTAACTAAATATATTGATGGTTCCACTGGAGGCCAACCCAAGTTGTTAAAAGAAGCTTTTCATCCTGATTTAAACTTGTATTATGTAAAAAATGATACTGTACGTACTTGGTCTGGCAATGCGTATATAGCCGATACCAAAGAAGGTAAGCCAACAGGAGAAACGGGTAAAATTCTTTCTATAGACTATACTAACGACGCCGCTATGGCTAAAGTTGAAATAGCATACCCCGGTAAGACACCCTATATCGACTATTTTATGCTATTGAAGACCAATGATAAGTGGACTATTGTTCATAAAATGTTTACCAAAAAAACCAAATAG
- a CDS encoding arylesterase: MISNFYSYLSPIFLKFCYFIIVILLISCRGDGEKKEDTKQEEVTNTKTDEATVTDTKTILFFGDSLTAGYGLDDVNDAFPGIIQSTIDSLGLNYTVINSGVSGETSAGGKSRIEWVLKQDIDVFVLELGANDGLRGIPLKETKANLQDIINTVRKKAPDATIILAGMELPPNMGPEYTAEFRTIFSDLAMNNELPFIPFILKDVGGISELNLEDGIHPTAEGHQIVANTVWELLKKVIN, from the coding sequence ATGATTTCAAATTTTTATAGCTACTTAAGTCCAATTTTCTTAAAGTTTTGTTATTTTATTATTGTAATACTGCTTATCTCTTGTCGCGGAGATGGTGAAAAAAAAGAGGATACTAAACAGGAAGAAGTCACCAATACTAAAACCGATGAGGCTACAGTAACGGATACTAAGACCATTCTGTTTTTTGGTGATAGCCTTACCGCTGGTTATGGACTAGATGATGTTAATGATGCTTTTCCCGGCATCATTCAATCTACAATAGATTCTTTAGGGCTTAATTATACGGTTATTAATTCTGGCGTAAGTGGAGAAACCAGTGCGGGTGGTAAAAGTCGTATAGAATGGGTATTAAAACAAGATATTGATGTTTTTGTATTAGAGTTAGGTGCTAATGACGGGTTACGTGGCATTCCCTTAAAGGAAACCAAGGCTAACCTTCAGGATATTATAAATACTGTTCGTAAAAAAGCACCCGATGCTACTATTATTTTGGCGGGAATGGAACTTCCGCCGAATATGGGGCCGGAATATACTGCTGAGTTTCGTACTATTTTTTCAGATTTGGCTATGAATAATGAATTACCCTTTATCCCATTTATTTTAAAAGATGTGGGTGGTATATCTGAATTAAATTTAGAAGATGGTATTCACCCTACCGCTGAGGGTCATCAAATTGTGGCGAATACGGTTTGGGAGTTACTGAAAAAGGTAATTAATTAA
- a CDS encoding ABC transporter ATP-binding protein: MSKILKINELEKTYTSGSKKITVLQNISFEIEKGDTFSIVGPSGSGKTTLLGLCAGLDRPDGGTVELCGQNITDLNEDERAQLRNKEVGFIFQNFQLLPTLTALENVIVPLELQGIKNAVKIGMELLDKVGLSDRFHHYPSQLSGGEQQRVALARAFSNRPSILFADEPTGNLDDETGEKVIQLLFELNKDAGTTLVIISHDLELANRTQQILRLKGGKVVSNERVVAVK; encoded by the coding sequence ATGTCAAAGATATTAAAGATAAACGAGCTTGAAAAAACATATACTAGCGGTTCTAAGAAAATAACTGTTTTACAGAATATCTCTTTTGAAATAGAAAAAGGAGACACTTTTTCAATTGTTGGCCCCTCGGGAAGTGGAAAAACTACATTGTTGGGCTTGTGTGCTGGTTTAGACCGTCCGGATGGAGGAACTGTAGAATTATGTGGTCAAAATATAACTGATTTAAATGAAGATGAACGGGCACAATTACGTAATAAAGAGGTAGGATTTATTTTTCAAAATTTTCAACTGTTACCCACTTTAACTGCCTTAGAGAATGTTATTGTTCCGTTAGAATTGCAAGGCATTAAGAATGCAGTAAAAATTGGAATGGAATTATTGGACAAAGTAGGGCTTTCTGATCGGTTTCATCATTACCCTTCGCAATTATCAGGTGGTGAACAACAGCGTGTAGCCTTGGCTAGGGCTTTTTCAAATAGGCCTTCTATCTTATTTGCAGATGAACCTACGGGTAACCTAGATGATGAAACGGGTGAAAAGGTGATACAGTTATTGTTTGAATTAAATAAGGATGCAGGTACAACCTTGGTGATTATCTCTCACGATTTGGAGCTGGCTAATAGAACGCAACAAATTTTAAGATTAAAAGGTGGAAAAGTTGTATCTAACGAAAGGGTAGTCGCAGTTAAATGA
- a CDS encoding ABC transporter permease: MAWRDGKASSSRLLLFMASIVLGIAAVVSIQLFSQNLKDNIKSQSKTIMGADFIIDSRQKPNAKVQSIIDSFDPVASEVNFSSMAAFPKNGESKLVKVRGIDGEFPLYGVIETEPLGAAATYQVSGGALVDATLMLQFDLTPGDSIKLGKLSLPIVGALNSIPGGTAISSSVAPTILIPYRFIEATELLQFGSRKEYQYFFIAPPNMDLEQLNKKLDPILDAENADLDTHTDTSQRIGRSSDNVSKFLNLAAFIALLLGCIGIASSVHIYIKEKLSSVAVLKCLGASRKQTFLIFLLQITGIGFLGGLLGTAIGIVLQQAFPLILQEFLPFKVEISITPQPLIMGVLLGILMSVLFALLPLLGTWYVSPLEVLRVSQKNDSKPIKARAITFVGIILFIYLFSFWLLKDPVFALAFVLGIAVTFSILAGISVLFMKAIKKYFPKTWGFTARQSLLNLYRPNNQTMVLILAIGLGTFLISTLYFTKDILLAKTALEKSEENPNIILLDVQPNQREAVANNVMQKELKVLDNISLITMRMHSIKGKLANDIRKDSTSKVSEWVLNHEFRTTYRDSLIASEELLRGEWVPELKSGDPIVISLSEDLAQRAQVDVGDQIVFNVQGVLMETTVGSIRKVDWARMQMNFTVVFPKGVLENAPQFHVLTTHVPDDASAALLQRDLVKKFPTISVVDLRQLYSVVENILDKISWVINFMAFFSILTGIIVLIGSVRTSKQQRIKESVLLRTMGAKSKQILQITAFEYLYLGILGSLIGILLSLLGSQILATLLFKEPFVPSAIPFLVFLPGITGLVLLIGLSNIRSVLNSPPLEVLRKES, encoded by the coding sequence ATGGCATGGAGAGATGGTAAGGCAAGTAGTTCAAGGCTGTTGCTTTTTATGGCTTCCATTGTTTTAGGTATCGCTGCGGTAGTTTCAATTCAACTATTTAGTCAAAATTTAAAAGATAATATAAAGTCGCAGTCTAAGACTATTATGGGTGCGGATTTTATTATTGATAGTAGACAAAAACCAAACGCCAAAGTACAATCTATTATTGACTCTTTCGACCCAGTTGCCTCTGAAGTGAATTTTTCTTCAATGGCTGCATTCCCCAAAAATGGTGAAAGTAAATTAGTGAAAGTACGAGGTATTGATGGAGAGTTTCCTCTTTACGGTGTTATTGAAACAGAGCCACTTGGTGCTGCTGCTACCTATCAGGTATCTGGAGGAGCATTGGTCGACGCTACCTTAATGTTACAATTTGATTTAACACCTGGTGATTCAATTAAATTAGGTAAACTGAGTTTACCTATTGTGGGTGCCTTAAATTCTATTCCTGGAGGCACGGCCATTTCATCTTCTGTAGCACCAACAATACTCATTCCATATCGGTTTATTGAAGCCACTGAATTGTTACAATTTGGAAGTCGTAAAGAATACCAATATTTTTTTATTGCTCCTCCCAATATGGATTTAGAACAACTAAATAAAAAACTCGATCCGATTTTAGATGCTGAAAATGCCGATTTAGATACACACACAGACACTAGCCAACGCATAGGACGTAGTTCAGATAACGTGAGTAAATTTTTGAATTTGGCAGCCTTTATTGCGTTGTTGCTCGGTTGTATTGGTATTGCCAGTTCTGTTCATATTTATATCAAAGAGAAATTGAGCAGTGTTGCCGTATTGAAATGTTTGGGAGCCTCGAGAAAACAGACTTTTTTAATCTTTTTACTACAAATTACTGGTATTGGGTTTTTAGGCGGACTATTGGGGACAGCTATTGGCATAGTGCTTCAACAGGCATTCCCATTGATTTTACAAGAGTTTTTGCCTTTTAAAGTAGAAATTTCAATAACGCCTCAGCCACTTATTATGGGCGTTTTACTTGGCATATTAATGTCCGTTTTATTCGCTTTATTACCATTACTTGGTACATGGTATGTTTCTCCGTTAGAAGTATTACGTGTAAGTCAAAAAAACGATAGTAAGCCTATAAAAGCAAGGGCAATTACCTTTGTGGGTATCATCCTATTTATCTATTTGTTTTCTTTTTGGTTGTTGAAAGACCCCGTCTTTGCTCTGGCATTTGTGTTAGGTATTGCCGTCACTTTTTCAATTTTGGCAGGTATTTCCGTTCTGTTTATGAAGGCCATAAAAAAGTATTTTCCTAAAACTTGGGGATTTACAGCTCGTCAAAGTCTGTTGAATCTTTATCGCCCTAATAATCAAACCATGGTATTAATTTTGGCTATTGGTTTAGGTACATTCTTAATCAGTACCTTATATTTTACCAAAGATATTTTATTGGCAAAAACCGCGTTGGAAAAAAGTGAAGAGAATCCTAATATTATTTTGTTAGATGTTCAACCCAACCAGAGAGAGGCGGTTGCTAATAATGTAATGCAAAAAGAGTTGAAGGTACTTGACAATATCTCACTTATTACCATGCGAATGCATAGTATTAAAGGAAAATTGGCCAATGATATCAGGAAAGATAGTACTTCAAAAGTTAGTGAATGGGTATTGAATCATGAGTTTAGAACTACCTATCGAGATTCTCTGATTGCATCAGAAGAACTCTTAAGAGGTGAGTGGGTACCTGAATTAAAGTCGGGTGACCCTATAGTGATTTCGCTCTCTGAAGACCTAGCTCAAAGGGCACAAGTAGATGTTGGCGATCAAATTGTTTTTAATGTACAGGGCGTTTTGATGGAAACCACGGTGGGGAGCATTCGGAAAGTAGATTGGGCACGTATGCAAATGAATTTTACTGTAGTTTTCCCAAAAGGGGTATTGGAAAATGCTCCACAATTCCATGTCTTAACCACACATGTACCTGATGATGCCAGTGCAGCGTTGTTACAACGCGATTTGGTGAAAAAATTTCCAACAATTTCAGTGGTAGATTTGCGACAATTGTACTCAGTAGTGGAAAACATTCTGGATAAAATTTCTTGGGTAATCAATTTTATGGCCTTCTTTAGCATCCTTACTGGTATTATTGTGCTTATTGGTTCTGTACGAACCAGTAAACAACAACGCATTAAAGAGAGTGTACTATTGAGGACCATGGGAGCCAAGAGCAAACAGATTTTACAAATAACGGCATTTGAATATTTATATTTAGGCATACTCGGCAGCCTGATCGGAATTTTATTATCTTTACTTGGCAGTCAAATCTTAGCCACGTTGTTATTTAAGGAGCCTTTTGTGCCTTCGGCTATTCCATTTTTAGTGTTTTTACCTGGTATTACTGGGTTGGTTTTATTGATTGGCTTAAGCAATATTAGAAGTGTTCTAAATAGTCCGCCATTGGAGGTGTTACGGAAGGAAAGCTAG
- a CDS encoding cold-shock protein, with the protein MSKGTVKFFNESKGFGFITEEGVEKDHFVHVSGLIDEINEGDNVEFELQEGNKGLNAVNVKVI; encoded by the coding sequence ATGAGTAAAGGTACAGTAAAGTTTTTCAATGAGTCTAAAGGATTTGGATTTATAACAGAAGAAGGAGTAGAAAAAGATCATTTTGTCCATGTTTCTGGATTAATAGACGAAATTAACGAAGGCGACAACGTTGAGTTTGAATTACAAGAAGGCAACAAAGGATTAAATGCGGTTAACGTAAAGGTCATCTAA
- a CDS encoding head GIN domain-containing protein, whose protein sequence is MKTNRSFLILALLSLILTSCTVETIGITVDDEVTTKSISLSDYSEIEISHDFNAYVTFSDTEERIEIEANDKLHQHIIAKKSDNTLIIKLKNNINIKGKETLNVYITTKSITSFSASADSKITLENPLVAEDVSIKLSADSDFSGEVNVEDMDLRGAADTRIDLFGTVKNLDANLSADSKLLNYDLEVTNLKIKMAADCDAYLTVTGTIDVDAVADCDLYYKGNASITRQRLISDSRIIKTD, encoded by the coding sequence ATGAAAACAAATAGATCATTTTTAATACTAGCTCTTTTAAGCCTCATATTAACATCATGCACCGTGGAAACCATAGGAATTACGGTAGATGATGAGGTCACCACTAAAAGCATTAGTTTATCGGATTATTCTGAAATTGAAATTTCACATGATTTTAATGCTTATGTCACTTTTTCTGATACCGAAGAGCGTATTGAAATTGAAGCCAACGATAAATTGCACCAACATATTATTGCTAAAAAGAGCGATAATACATTAATTATTAAGCTTAAAAATAATATTAACATAAAGGGAAAAGAAACCTTGAATGTTTATATTACTACAAAATCTATAACCAGTTTTTCTGCTTCCGCAGATTCTAAGATTACATTGGAAAATCCTTTGGTTGCTGAAGATGTAAGTATAAAGCTATCAGCAGATAGTGACTTTTCAGGTGAAGTAAATGTTGAAGATATGGACCTTAGAGGGGCCGCAGATACCAGAATAGATTTATTTGGTACAGTCAAGAATTTGGATGCCAATCTATCAGCAGATTCTAAACTTCTAAATTATGATTTGGAGGTAACAAATTTAAAAATAAAAATGGCAGCAGATTGTGATGCATATTTAACGGTAACTGGGACTATAGACGTGGATGCTGTGGCAGATTGCGACTTATATTACAAAGGTAATGCCTCAATTACACGTCAACGTCTAATTTCAGATTCAAGAATTATAAAAACTGATTAA